CCGAGCCGGCGGTGGTCACCAGGACATCATCGGGGGAAACCATGATATCCTGCCGCTCCAGGTATTTCTTTATCTCCTGTCTCAGGGCCGGCAGCCCCTGGGAGGGGCCGTAGGCCAGCACCTCCTCGCCAAAATTGCGGATGGCATCCATGATGTCCTTGGGGGTGGCGATATCCGGCTGCCCGATGTTGAGATGATAGATATGGGTGCCCCTCTGCCTGGCGGCGTCGGCCAGCGGCACCAGTCTTCTGATGGGAGAGGCCTGCATGCCCAGGGCCCTTTGGGACAGTCCCATGGTCGTCTTTTTCTCTTTGCTCATTATCGCCATCCTATAAACTTGAATTTATAAATTTATTTTTAATTGCCCTGGAGCATCTCCCGCAGTTGCGGCAATGAGATGTCCCTGGCGGATACCGGCCCCAGAACGGCCGCCGCCAAAGCCTCCGGGCGGATCACCCTTTGGGCAACCGCTAAAAGATCATCGGCCGTGACGGCATCGATCTTAACCAGGGTCTGCCCCAGGTCCCGGTAGGGCTCCCGGTTTATCTCCATCTTGGCCAGGCGCATCATCCGGTTGGAAGTGCTCTCCAGGCCCAGCATCAGATTGCCTTTGAGCTGGGCCTTGGCGTTCTCCAGTTCCTCCGGCGATGGCGGCTCCACCAGCAGCCGTTTGAATTCGGCCAGGGTGGTTTCCAAAGATCTTCTGGTCTGCTCCACCGCCACCCCCAGATAGACCCCGAACAGCCCGGTATCGCGATACAGGTCGGCGAAGGAATAGATGGAATAGGCCAGGCCCTCCTCCTCCCGGATCTTCTGGAACAGCCGGGAGCTCATCCCTCCCCCGAAGATGGTGTTCAACACCAGCAGGGCATAGCGGCCTGGGTCGCTGAAGGCCAGGGCCGGCATCCCCAGGCAGATGTGCACCTGGGAGGTCTTTTTCCTTTTAAGCAATAACCCCGGGGCCTTTATATCGGCATCGGCTGTTTTCTTGGGAACGGCGGAGGTTTGGTATCGGCCCAGATATCTCCGGGCCAGCTGCTCCAGGGCCTGGTGTTCCACCCGCCCGGCCACCGCCAGCACCATGTTTCCTGGAAGGTAATTCTTGCGGCGAAAGGCCTGTATGTCCGCCATGTTAAAAGACTGGCAATTCTCCCGGCTGCCCAGAATGGGGTAGCTTAACGGGTGACCGCTGAACAGGGCCTCGGAAAAAAGCTCGTGGACCATCTCGTCGGGAGTATCCTCGACCGTTTTGATCTCCTCCAGAATGACCTTCCGCTCTTTCTCCAGATCCTGGGGGTCAAGACGGGGATGAGAGATGATGTCGGACAGGATGTCCACCGCCTGTGGAAGGTGTTCGTCCAGGACCCGGGCGTAGAAACAGGTCTCTTCCTTGGAGGTGAAGGCGTCCAGATGGCCGCCGATGGATTCCAGGAAGATGGCGATATCCCGGGCGGTGCGGGTCTGGGTTCCCTTGAACAGCAGATGTTCTACCAGGTGGGACAGGCCGTTCTCGCTTGACCGCTCATCCCGCGATCCCCGGGCTATCCACAGCCCCACGGCCACCGAGCGTACGTGGGGAATCTTCTCGCTTACCAAGGTTATGCCGTTGGGAAGCACCGAATGGTTATAGATAATGCTCATTCAAATTCGGAAATATTCTTGATGATGATATATTTTTGCGGGGAGGCGGGCAATATAACCGCGTCAGCGGACCTTGATATCTTTCAGGCGCAGCTGCAGTTTCTTTTGCCCCTGCCATTCGTTCTCCTCCAGCACAAAGGCCATATCCAGCGTGGCATCGGGATCCTCCACCTCGTCCAACAGATCGCCTAAGGAGAACCCGATAGCATCGAATACCCGCTGTTTTTGCTTGACCTTGAATTTCAGGTGGTTCTTGCCAACGATGTACGGGCTCCCCACCACCCGCAGCTGCTGTGAGGCCAGCACCGGATGGCGGTTGCCCGGCCCGAAGGGGGCGAATTTGGCAAAACTCCTGACGGTGTTGGAATCCACCTCGTCCATATCCACCAGAGCATCCAGCGCCTGGGTGGGTATCAGATCATCGCTGGTCAGCGTCTGCTTGGCTATCTGGTTCATCTTCTGTCGGAACTCCGGGATCTTGGCCGTCTCTATGGACATCCCGGCGGCATACTTATGCCCGCCGAAGCCCAGCAGATGCTCCTGGCAGCCCTTCAACGCTTCGTGCAGATGGAAGGCGGCGATGGAGCGGGCCGAGCCCTTGCCCTTCTCGCCGTCCACTGCGATCAGGATGGTGGGGCGGTAGAACTGCTCCACCAGCCGGGAGGCTACGATGCCGATGACCCCCTGATGCCAGTT
The nucleotide sequence above comes from Candidatus Edwardsbacteria bacterium. Encoded proteins:
- a CDS encoding pitrilysin family protein is translated as MSIIYNHSVLPNGITLVSEKIPHVRSVAVGLWIARGSRDERSSENGLSHLVEHLLFKGTQTRTARDIAIFLESIGGHLDAFTSKEETCFYARVLDEHLPQAVDILSDIISHPRLDPQDLEKERKVILEEIKTVEDTPDEMVHELFSEALFSGHPLSYPILGSRENCQSFNMADIQAFRRKNYLPGNMVLAVAGRVEHQALEQLARRYLGRYQTSAVPKKTADADIKAPGLLLKRKKTSQVHICLGMPALAFSDPGRYALLVLNTIFGGGMSSRLFQKIREEEGLAYSIYSFADLYRDTGLFGVYLGVAVEQTRRSLETTLAEFKRLLVEPPSPEELENAKAQLKGNLMLGLESTSNRMMRLAKMEINREPYRDLGQTLVKIDAVTADDLLAVAQRVIRPEALAAAVLGPVSARDISLPQLREMLQGN